A window of the Cannabis sativa cultivar Pink pepper isolate KNU-18-1 chromosome X, ASM2916894v1, whole genome shotgun sequence genome harbors these coding sequences:
- the LOC115696419 gene encoding uncharacterized protein LOC115696419, whose amino-acid sequence MVPVQIMCPICQKSEETIFYALISYSIAAQCWQRLLAGVRSIVAAKFYSWFDQILQRYSKGKCREVVMLCWGLWKARNKLVWNQKYATVDGVLISSMSCLVQWNSAQNRGSKASFPVFKAGDRVEFWVKPQENTIKVTVDAAIFHDRATFGYDIVALRLLRGRSDG is encoded by the coding sequence ATGGTCCCAGTTCAAATCATGTGTCCGATTTGTCAAAAAAGTGAAGAAACTATTTTCTATGCACTTATTTCCTATTCAATCGCTGCTCAATGTTGGCAGAGGCTTTTGGCTGGGGTTAGGTCAATTGTTGCTGCTAAATTTTACAGTTGGTTTGATCAAATTTTACAAAGGTACAGTAAGGGCAAGTGTAGGGAGGTTGTTATGTTGTGTTGGGGGTTATGGAAGGCTCGAAACAAGTTGGTTTGGAACCAAAAGTATGCTACGGTGGATGGTGTTCTTATCTCATCTATGAGTTGTCTTGTGCAATGGAACTCAGCCCAAAATAGAGGTTCAAAGGCTTCTTTTCCAGTTTTTAAAGCTGGTGATAGAGTTGAATTTTGGGTTAAACCGCAGGAAAATACAATCAAAGTAACTGTTGATGCTGCTATTTTTCACGATCGAGCAACGTTTGGTTATGACATAGTCGCTCTAAGACTCTTAAGGGGAAGAAGTGATGGCTAA
- the LOC115699857 gene encoding probable disease resistance protein At4g33300 — translation MAVTDFFAGEIATELLKTLAAIVRKACFCRSSAENLIHYINSFLPTIEGIKYIGVELEPHRQFQLDQFSVTLKKGNELAQKVLKTGRFNVYKNLRLTRQMEKLEKTVQQFMQGPFQANILADVHHIRFDSDAGFERMDRGLERIDSRFEQIEQRLGSMKIGGGETGGWMEEALKKVEEDNQMNLEGNLINFGLDLGKKKVKEMILGNNSSVVGIRGIGGSGKTTLAKEICRDDEVRTYFNDKILFLTVSQSPNVDNLLRSIWGYLSGNENLGPNYVVPQWNLQCSWRASVRTLVVLDDVWSLPELQRLVSKIPGCTWLVVSRFKFQTIINHTYEVELLRENNAISLFCHSAFGQKTIPPGANVNLIKQIVNECKGLPLALKVIGASLRDQPEMYWASAKNRLSRGEPINDSHENELLVRMEMSVKWLDDKVKRCFLDLGAFPEDKKIPLDVLINMWVEVHDIDEEEAFAILVELANKNLLTLVKDSRDGDVYSSYYDIAVTQHDVLRDLALHISNRDHINQRERLLMPRREMAVPKEWERNSQQPFNARIVSIHTGEMNEMDWFQMEFPEAEVLILNFSSKQYFLPSFLDNMPKLRALIIINYNSANATLRNFPEFLSLANLRSLWLEKVSVPELSNSTLPLKYLRKLSVILCNIKDSFEQSMVDLPHIFPSLLELTIDHCEDLFELPPTICEMQRLKTLSITNCHNLKHLPADMGKLRTLQILRLYACPELKELPCGICELLGLKYLDISQCLKLSRLPQGIDRLSSLEKIDMRECSRFNSLPKFDASPQSLRHVICDDEVSWLWESTKKALPNLHIQVAETQYSLDWLDE, via the exons ATGGCGGTTACCGATTTCTTCGCCGGCGAGATAGCCACGGAGCTTCTCAAGACTCTCGCAGCCATAGTCCGTAAAGCTTGCTTTTGCAGATCAAGCGCCGAGAACCTCATTCATTACATTAATTCTTTCCTCCCAACCATTGAGGGGATCAAGTACATAGGGGTTGAGCTCGAACCCCATCGTCAGTTCCAGCTCGATCAATTCTCCGTCACTCTAAAGAAAGGCAACGAGCTAGCTCAAAAGGTCCTGAAGACAGGCCGATTTAACGTCTATAAGAACCTCAGGCTGACTCGTCAGATGGAAAAGCTCGAGAAGACTGTCCAACAGTTTATGCAGGGTCCTTTTCAGGCTAATATATTGGCTGACGTCCACCACATCCGGTTCGATAGCGACGCGGGGTTCGAGCGAATGGACAGGGGGCTCGAGCGAATAGACAGTAGGTTCGAGCAGATTGAACAGAGGCTTGGCTCCATGAAAATTGGCGGTGGAGAAACCGGTGGGTGGATGGAGGAAGCTTTGAAGAAAGTGGAGGAGGATAATCAGATGAACTTGGAGGGGAATTTGATCAATTTTGGTTTGGATTTGGGGAAGAAGAAGGTCAAGGAGATGATTCTTGGGAACAACTCGAGTGTTGTTGGGATTCGTGGAATTGGAGGTTCGGGTAAAACCACCTTAGCTAAAGAAATTTGCAGAGATGACGAGGTTCGAA CTTATTTCAATGACAAAATTTTGTTCTTGACGGTTTCACAATCTCCTAATGTGGATAATCTATTGAGGAGCATTTGGGGATATCTTTCGGGGAACGAAAATCTGGGCCCAAACTACGTCGTTCCACAGTGGAACCTGCAATGTTCTTGGAGAGCAAGTGTTAGAACTCTGGTGGTTTTGGATGATGTGTGGTCACTCCCTGAGCTTCAACGTTTGGTTTCGAAAATACCCGGTTGCACATGGTTAGTCGTTTCTCGTTTCAAGTTCCAAACCATTATCAACCACACTTACGAGGTTGAGTTATTAAGGGAAAACAATGCTATCTCTCTGTTTTGCCACTCTGCCTTTGGCCAAAAAACAATACCTCCCGGTGCTAATGTAAATTTGATCAAGCAG ATTGTGAATGAGTGTAAAGGGCTTCCCTTGGCTCTTAAAGTCATTGGTGCATCGTTAAGGGACCAACCAGAAATGTATTGGGCAAGCGCCAAGAACCGGTTATCGCGTGGGGAACCTATTAATGACTCCCATGAGAACGAACTCCTTGTGAGGATGGAGATGAGTGTTAAATGGCTTGATGATAAAGTGAAACGGTGTTTCCTGGATTTGGGGGCATTTCCAGAAGACAAGAAGATACCTCTTGATGTACTCATCAACATGTGGGTTGAAGTACATGATATCGATGAGGAAGAAGCCTTTGCAATTCTTGTTGAACTTGCAAACAAAAATTTACTTACCCTTGTGAAAGATTCAAG AGATGGGGATGTATACAGCAGTTACTATGATATTGCTGTTACTCAGCATGATGTGTTGAGGGACCTTGCTCTCCATATAAGCAATCGTGACCATATAAACCAGCGCGAGCGATTGCTTATGCCAAGGAGAGAAATGGCTGTCCCCAAAGAGTGGGAGAGGAATTCACAGCAGCCATTTAACGCTCGGATTGTTTCAATCCATACAG GCGAAATGAATGAAATGGACTGGTTCCAAATGGAGTTTCCTGAGGCTGAAGTTCTCATACTGAACTTCTCATCCAAGCAGTACTTTTTACCAAGCTTCTTGGACAACATGCCCAAGCTCCGGGCACTCATAATTATAAACTACAATTCAGCTAATGCCACACTTAGAAATTTCCCTGAATTTCTGAGTTTGGCCAATTTGAGGAGTCTTTGGCTAGAAAAGGTTTCTGTACCTGAATTATCTAATTCCACTCTTCCCCTCAAATACTTGAGGAAGTTATCTGTAATCCTCTGTAATATCAAAGATAGCTTTGAGCAGTCAATGGTAGACTTGCCTCATATATTCCCTTCCTTGTTAGAACTCACAATTGATCATTGTGAGGATTTATTTGAATTACCTCCAACCATTTGTGAGATGCAGCGCCTCAAGACACTGAGTATCACCAACTGCCACAATCTAAAGCACTTACCTGCTGATATGGGAAAACTCAGGACTTTACAAATCTTGAGGTTATATGCATGCCCTGAACTAAAGGAACTTCCTTGTGGAATCTGTGAGCTACTTGGGTTGAAGTACCTTGACATTTCTCAGTGTCTTAAACTGTCTCGTCTCCCTCAAGGGATAGATAGATTGTCAAGCTTGGAAAAGATTGACATGAGAGAGTGTTCAAGGTTCAACAGCTTGCCAAAGTTTGATGCTTCACCACAGTCTCTTCGTCACGTGATCTGTGACGACGAGGTCTCTTGGCTTTGGGAGAGTACCAAGAAGGCATTGCCCAATCTACACATTCAGGTTGCTGAGACACAGTACAGCCTAGACTGGCTTGACGAGTAG
- the LOC115699864 gene encoding nucleobase-ascorbate transporter 3, translated as MGETENHHHQHQNHNHNHNHNHQQPPPQVVAPPMAPSLPLGAARGPTWVPAEQLQQLHYCIHSNPSWPIAVILAFQHYIVMLGSIVLVTNTLVPRMGGDSGDKARVIQTLLFVAGINTLIQTMMGSRLPTVMTASFAFTLPVLSIINDVSGREFQDEHQRFRYCMRTIQGSLIVSSFISMILGFSRAWGNLTRLFSPIVIVPLVSVVGLGLFARGFPLLANCVEIGLPMLIFLVISQQYLKRIHSTAHQILERFALLFCIALVWAFAAILTVAGAYNNVKQQTKLSCRTDRSFLMSSAPWIRIPYPFQWGTPIFKASHVFGMMGAALVASAESTGTLFAASRLSGATAPPAYVLSRSIGLQGVGMLIEGIFGAAVGNTASVENVGLLGLTHIGSRRVVQISTAFMFFFAIFGKFGAFFASIPLPIFAAIYCVLFGIVAASGISFIQFANCNSMRNLYVLGLSLFLGISIPQYFVMSTASDGHGPVKTDGGWFDDILNTIFSSPPTVAMIVGTLLDNTLEAKYAIDDRGIPWWRPFQSKKGDVRNEEFYSLPLRIHEYMPTRFL; from the exons atGGGAGAAACAGaaaaccaccaccaccaacaTCAAAACCACAACCACAACCATAACCATAACCACCAGCAACCGCCGCCACAGGTGGTTGCTCCTCCGATGGCGCCTTCACTTCCTCTCGGAGCAGCAAGGGGTCCCACTTGGGTTCCAGCTGAACAACTCCAACAGCTTCACTATTGCATCCACTCCAATCCCTCATGGC CAATAGCAGTTATTCTAGCTTTCCAACACTATATTGTGATGCTGGGGTCTATAGTTCTGGTTACTAACACACTTGTGCCTCGAATGGGTGGAGACAGT GGTGATAAAGCCCGAGTGATTCAAACATTGCTGTTTGTGGCAGGAATCAACACACTTATTCAGACTATGATGGGGTCCAGGCTTCCTACTGTCATGACTGCCTCTTTTGCTTTTACATTACCTGTCTTATCTATCATCAATGACGTTTCTGGTAGGGAATTCCAAGATGAGCATCag AGGTTTCGTTACTGCATGAGAACTATCCAAGGTTCTCTAATTGTCTCATCCTTTATCAGCATGATACTTGGGTTTTCCAGGGCATGGGGAAATTTGACACG CTTATTCAGTCCAATTGTAATCGTGCCACTGGTTTCTGTTGTGGGACTTGGGCTCTTTGCAAGGGGATTCCCACTT CTTGCTAACTGTGTAGAAATTGGCCTGCCAATGCTGATATTCCTTGTTATATCCCAACAG TATTTGAAGCGAATCCATTCCACGGCTCATCAAATTCTTGAAAGATTTGCTTTGCTTTTCTGCATTGCGCTCGTCTGGGCTTTCGCTGCTATCCTCACCGTTGCTGGTGCTTACAACAATGTTAAGCAGCAGACGAAACTAAGCTGCCGTACAGACCGCTCTTTTCTTATGTCATCTGCCCCTTG GATCAGAATTCCATACCCCTTTCAGTGGGGTACACCCATATTCAAAGCAAGCCATGTCTTTGGAATGATGGGGGCAGCTCTTGTTGCATCTGCAGAG TCAACTGGAACACTTTTTGCAGCATCGAGGCTATCGGGTGCTACAGCCCCTCCAGCATATGTTCTCAGCAGAAGTATTGGGCTGCAG GGTGTTGGCATGTTGATTGAAGGAATTTTCGGTGCTGCTGTTGGCAATACTGCATCTGT TGAAAATGTTGGCCTACTTGGATTGACACACATTGGTAGCAGAAGAGTGGTGCAAATATCAACTGCTTTCATGTTCTTCTTCGCCATATTTG GAAAATTTGGTGCCTTCTTTGCCTCTATTCCTTTACCAATATTTGCTGCTATATACTGTGTCTTGTTTGGCATTGTCG CTGCTTCTGGAATCTCATTCATACAATTTGCAAACTGTAATTCGATGAGAAACCTATACGTTTTAGGCCTTAGCTTGTTCCTTGGAATATCAATACCCCAATATTTTGTTATGAGCACTGCTTCAGATGGACATGGACCAGTAAAAACAGATGGTGGATGG TTTGATGACATATTGAACACAATCTTCTCCTCTCCACCAACTGTTGCCATGATTGTTGGGACATTGCTTGATAACACACTAGAAGCAAAATATGCAATTGATGACAGAGGAATCCCATGGTGGAGACCTTTCCAAAGCAAGAAGGGAGATGTTAGAAATGAAGAGTTCTACAGCTTACCTCTCAGGATACATGAATATATGCCCACCAGATTTCTCTAA